Proteins encoded together in one Janthinobacterium tructae window:
- a CDS encoding protein-glutamate methylesterase/protein-glutamine glutaminase: MKIKVLIVDDSALIRSVMTEIVNSQPDMEVVGAAPDPLVAREMIKQTNPDVLTLDVEMPKMDGLDFLEKLMRLRPMPVLMVSSLTERGSEITMRALELGAIDFVTKPKISIQSGMREYTDMIADKIRAASKARIRARTLPSAGDRVAAPLPALRSPLTSSEKLIIVGASTGGTEAIREFLMQMPSDCPGILITQHMPEGFTRSFARRLDSLCKISVQEAAGGERVLPGHAYIAPGHSHLTLTRSGANYMTKIDQGEPVNRHRPSVDVLFRSAAQSAGKNAVGVILTGMGKDGAQGMLEMKAAGAYNFAQDEASCVVFGMPREAIAIGATHEVGALTALPGMVLGHLAAHGMRALRV; this comes from the coding sequence ATGAAGATCAAAGTATTGATCGTGGATGATTCGGCGCTCATTCGCAGCGTCATGACGGAAATCGTGAATAGTCAGCCCGACATGGAAGTGGTGGGGGCGGCGCCCGATCCGCTGGTGGCGCGCGAGATGATCAAGCAGACCAACCCCGACGTGCTGACCCTCGACGTCGAGATGCCGAAGATGGATGGCCTCGACTTCCTGGAAAAACTGATGCGCTTGCGTCCGATGCCGGTGCTGATGGTATCGTCGCTGACCGAGCGCGGTTCGGAAATCACCATGCGTGCGCTGGAACTGGGCGCCATCGATTTCGTCACCAAGCCAAAGATTTCCATCCAGAGCGGCATGCGCGAGTATACCGACATGATCGCCGACAAGATCCGCGCCGCCTCGAAGGCGCGCATCCGCGCGCGTACGCTGCCGTCGGCGGGCGACAGGGTAGCCGCACCGCTGCCTGCGCTGCGCAGCCCCTTGACGTCGAGCGAAAAGCTGATCATCGTGGGTGCCTCCACGGGCGGCACGGAAGCGATCCGTGAATTTTTGATGCAGATGCCGTCCGATTGCCCCGGCATCCTGATCACGCAGCACATGCCGGAAGGATTTACGCGTTCGTTTGCGCGCCGCCTCGATTCGCTGTGCAAGATCTCGGTGCAGGAAGCGGCAGGCGGCGAAAGGGTGCTGCCCGGCCACGCCTACATCGCGCCCGGCCATTCGCACCTGACCCTGACGCGCAGCGGCGCCAACTACATGACCAAGATCGACCAGGGTGAACCGGTCAATCGCCACCGCCCCTCGGTCGATGTGCTGTTCCGTTCGGCCGCGCAATCGGCGGGTAAAAATGCCGTTGGCGTGATCCTGACCGGCATGGGCAAGGATGGCGCACAAGGCATGTTGGAGATGAAGGCCGCAGGAGCGTATAATTTTGCGCAGGATGAAGCCAGTTGCGTGGTGTTTGGCATGCCGCGCGAGGCGATCGCCATCGGTGCTACGCATGAGGTCGGCGCTCTGACGGCGCTGCCCGGCATGGTGTTGGGACACCTGGCTGCGCATGGCATGCGTGCTTTGCGCGTGTAA
- the cheY gene encoding chemotaxis response regulator CheY, which produces MADPKMKFLVVDDFSTMRRIVRNLLKELGYANVDEAEDGVMGLAKLRAESYDFVVSDWNMPNMDGLTMLQHIRADPALAKLPVLMVTAEAKKENIIAAAQAGASGYVVKPFTAATLDEKLNKIFEKLEKAGA; this is translated from the coding sequence ATGGCTGATCCAAAGATGAAATTTTTAGTCGTTGACGATTTTTCGACGATGCGCCGCATTGTCCGGAATCTGTTGAAGGAACTGGGTTATGCCAACGTCGATGAGGCGGAAGACGGCGTGATGGGCCTGGCCAAGCTGCGTGCGGAATCCTACGATTTCGTCGTCTCGGACTGGAACATGCCTAATATGGATGGCCTGACGATGCTGCAGCATATCCGCGCCGATCCCGCACTGGCCAAGCTGCCCGTGCTGATGGTGACGGCCGAAGCGAAAAAAGAAAACATCATCGCCGCCGCGCAAGCTGGCGCCAGCGGTTATGTTGTCAAGCCGTTCACGGCCGCGACCCTCGATGAAAAGCTGAACAAGATTTTCGAGAAGCTGGAAAAAGCCGGCGCCTGA
- a CDS encoding SDR family oxidoreductase, whose translation MHTIPTPARVAIVTGASRGIGAAIAVKANVADAGDVQALFAAAEAAFGGVDVLVNNAGIMPPALPALADTDDATFDSLFAINVKGSFHTMRQAATRLRHGGSVVNFSSSVMGLALPGYSIYGASKAAIETMTTIFAKELRGKNITVNAVAPGPTATDLFLNGKTAEMIERMSKMAPLERLGTPDDIAAAVAFLTGPDGRWVNGQTLRANGGLV comes from the coding sequence ATGCATACCATACCCACCCCAGCCAGGGTCGCCATCGTCACGGGCGCCTCGCGCGGCATCGGCGCGGCCATCGCAGTCAAGGCCAACGTCGCCGATGCGGGCGACGTGCAAGCGCTGTTCGCTGCGGCCGAAGCGGCCTTCGGCGGCGTCGACGTGCTGGTCAACAACGCCGGCATCATGCCGCCCGCGCTGCCGGCCCTGGCCGACACGGACGACGCCACCTTCGACAGCCTGTTCGCCATCAACGTCAAGGGCAGCTTCCACACCATGCGCCAGGCGGCGACGCGCTTGCGCCACGGCGGCAGCGTGGTCAACTTCTCGAGCAGCGTGATGGGCCTGGCCCTGCCCGGCTACAGCATCTATGGCGCCAGCAAGGCCGCCATCGAGACGATGACGACTATCTTCGCCAAGGAACTACGCGGCAAGAACATCACCGTCAATGCCGTCGCCCCCGGCCCCACGGCCACGGACCTGTTCTTGAACGGCAAGACGGCGGAAATGATAGAACGCATGAGCAAGATGGCGCCCCTGGAACGCCTGGGCACGCCGGACGACATCGCCGCCGCCGTGGCATTCCTGACCGGGCCGGATGGCCGCTGGGTGAATGGCCAGACCTTGCGCGCGAATGGCGGCCTGGTATAG
- the panC gene encoding pantoate--beta-alanine ligase, producing MKIISDIEELRDQLSGQLRTAFVPTMGNLHEGHLSLMRLARKHGDPVVASIFVNRLQFGPNEDFEKYPRTMAADIAKLEKEGVYVLFAPTEKELYPEPQEYRVRPPDDLGNTLEGEFRPGFFEGVCTVVTKLFSCVGPRVAVFGKKDYQQLMIIRNMARQFALPTEIIAAETYRADDGLALSSRNMYLSESERAEAPELYKGLNFVAEEVRKGNLAVGELEQAAMQLLDGRGWKSDYIAVRKRANLQAPSAAELAAGEPLVVLAAAKLGQTRLIDNLEI from the coding sequence ATGAAAATTATTTCCGACATCGAAGAATTGCGCGACCAGCTCAGCGGACAGCTGCGCACGGCGTTCGTCCCCACCATGGGCAACCTGCACGAAGGCCATCTGTCGCTGATGCGTCTGGCGCGCAAGCATGGCGACCCTGTCGTCGCCTCGATCTTCGTGAACCGCCTGCAATTCGGCCCGAACGAAGACTTCGAAAAATATCCGCGCACCATGGCGGCCGACATCGCCAAGCTGGAAAAGGAAGGCGTGTACGTGCTGTTCGCGCCGACGGAAAAGGAACTCTACCCGGAACCGCAGGAATACCGCGTGCGCCCGCCCGATGATCTGGGCAATACCCTGGAAGGGGAATTCCGTCCCGGCTTCTTCGAAGGCGTGTGCACGGTCGTCACCAAGCTGTTCTCGTGCGTGGGCCCGCGAGTGGCCGTATTCGGCAAGAAGGATTACCAGCAACTGATGATCATCCGCAACATGGCGCGCCAGTTCGCGCTGCCGACGGAAATCATCGCCGCCGAAACGTATCGGGCCGACGATGGCCTGGCCTTATCGTCGCGCAATATGTACCTGTCGGAAAGCGAACGCGCGGAAGCGCCGGAACTGTACAAGGGACTTAATTTCGTGGCAGAGGAAGTGCGCAAGGGCAACCTGGCCGTGGGTGAACTGGAACAGGCAGCGATGCAACTGCTCGACGGCCGCGGCTGGAAATCGGACTACATCGCCGTGCGCAAGCGCGCCAACCTGCAAGCGCCGAGCGCCGCCGAACTGGCCGCCGGCGAACCGCTGGTGGTGCTGGCCGCCGCCAAACTGGGACAGACGCGATTAATTGATAATTTAGAAATTTAA
- a CDS encoding segregation and condensation protein A has protein sequence MLPEESVVTPEADASGEGAVIESPEPATGGDGSGDPAASATAVTDVAPAADPPGIARLYGEPMLRMPTDLYIPPDALEIFLEAFEGPLDLLLYLIRKQNFNILDIPMAQVTLQYLKYVDQIRVSNLELAAEYLLMAAMLIEIKSRMLLPSRKSDVEEDGGDPRAELVRRLLEYEQIKLAAYDLNAIPQFERDFVRTQIFIEQSLTPTWPDVEPVDLQQAWLDVLKRAKLTQHHRISRQELSVREHMSSILRHLQSSRFVEFSELFDIAGGVPVVVVNFVALLELAKETLIEITQAEPFAPIYVRLAYSPA, from the coding sequence ATGCTGCCTGAAGAGTCTGTAGTCACGCCGGAAGCCGACGCTTCCGGTGAAGGCGCAGTCATCGAGTCGCCCGAACCCGCCACTGGCGGCGACGGCAGCGGCGACCCTGCAGCATCTGCAACAGCGGTCACGGACGTGGCGCCTGCCGCCGACCCGCCGGGCATCGCCCGCCTGTATGGTGAACCGATGCTGCGCATGCCGACGGATTTGTACATCCCGCCGGACGCGCTGGAAATCTTCCTCGAAGCCTTCGAAGGCCCGCTCGACTTGCTGCTTTACCTGATCCGCAAGCAAAACTTCAACATTCTCGATATTCCGATGGCGCAGGTGACCCTGCAATATCTGAAATACGTGGACCAGATCCGCGTGAGCAACCTGGAACTGGCCGCCGAGTACCTGCTGATGGCGGCCATGTTGATCGAGATCAAGTCGCGCATGCTCTTGCCTTCGCGCAAGAGCGACGTCGAGGAAGACGGCGGCGATCCCCGTGCCGAACTGGTGCGCCGCCTGCTCGAGTACGAGCAGATCAAGCTGGCCGCCTACGACCTGAACGCCATTCCCCAGTTCGAGCGCGATTTCGTGCGCACGCAGATTTTCATCGAGCAAAGCCTGACGCCCACCTGGCCCGACGTGGAACCGGTGGACTTGCAGCAGGCCTGGCTCGACGTGCTGAAACGCGCCAAATTGACCCAGCACCACCGCATCAGCCGCCAGGAACTGTCCGTGCGCGAGCACATGTCGAGTATCCTGCGCCATTTGCAGTCGTCGCGCTTCGTCGAGTTCAGCGAGCTGTTCGACATTGCCGGCGGCGTGCCCGTGGTGGTGGTCAACTTCGTGGCCCTGCTGGAACTGGCCAAGGAAACCCTGATCGAAATCACGCAGGCAGAACCGTTTGCCCCCATCTACGTCCGGCTGGCGTATTCGCCCGCCTGA
- a CDS encoding DUF3460 family protein — protein MKLPAKHNNYVSDHTLFIAELKAKNPGMEAGQQAGRALLWDKPAVSIDEQERQLASAVKQQAYVYQNKN, from the coding sequence ATGAAACTGCCTGCAAAACACAACAACTACGTATCCGACCACACCTTGTTCATCGCCGAACTGAAGGCCAAGAATCCTGGCATGGAAGCGGGCCAGCAAGCGGGCCGCGCCCTGCTGTGGGACAAGCCGGCCGTCAGCATCGATGAGCAGGAACGCCAGCTGGCCTCGGCCGTCAAGCAACAGGCTTACGTTTACCAGAACAAGAACTAA
- a CDS encoding GNAT family N-acetyltransferase: protein MNIVVREATNADAQLMAELTRAAWAGKVAASSSGHHETAQQVEAQLRHGGGFLLLIDDIPAGSLRWMPLDSDPAIWKISRMGVLPAYRGSHVSQHLLEAIIHHGLSCQAEELRLAVRRDQRKLIDFYAAFEFDLAEELEYSHANPAEPAPMVMRRLLRY, encoded by the coding sequence ATGAATATCGTGGTGCGCGAAGCAACAAATGCCGATGCACAACTGATGGCCGAACTGACCCGAGCCGCGTGGGCCGGCAAGGTGGCGGCCTCGTCCAGTGGGCACCACGAGACGGCGCAGCAAGTGGAAGCGCAATTGCGCCACGGCGGCGGTTTTCTGTTGCTGATCGACGACATTCCAGCCGGTTCGCTGCGCTGGATGCCGCTCGACAGCGACCCCGCCATCTGGAAGATTTCACGTATGGGCGTGCTGCCCGCCTACCGGGGCAGCCACGTCTCGCAGCACTTGCTGGAAGCCATCATTCATCACGGCCTGTCGTGCCAGGCCGAGGAATTGCGCCTGGCAGTGCGACGCGACCAGCGCAAACTGATCGATTTTTATGCGGCCTTTGAATTCGACCTGGCCGAAGAACTGGAATATTCGCACGCCAACCCCGCCGAACCGGCGCCGATGGTGATGCGGCGCTTGTTGCGTTATTGA
- the metG gene encoding methionine--tRNA ligase, with protein sequence MTRKLFVTTALPYANAAFHIGHIMEYIQADIWVRFQRMQRDGAAGREVHFVGADDTHGTPIMIAAEKEGITPQQFVANIAAGRAQYLDGFHIAFDNWYSTDSPENVDLSQSIYRKLRDTGLIVTKTVDRFFDPVKGMFLADRNIKGECPKCGAKNQYGDNCEVCGAAYQPTDLVNPFSVFTNATPVMKPSEQYFFKLSDPRCFEFLKSWLNTPGRLQPEMVNKVSEWLGEAGEKLADWDISRDAPYFGIPIPDAPGKFFYVWMDAPVGYLASLKNYCDKKGIDFDAFLNDPSTEQIHFIGKDIVSFHLLFWPAMLKFANHPVIDKLKVNVHGFLTVNNEKMSKSRGTGISPLRYLDLGMNPEWLRYYIAFKLNSKVEDLDFNGEDFVARVNSDLIGKYVNIASRCAGFIAKRFDGKLASTLSEGAQSWINRALTVDVNGVIVERQASIAAHFENREFGKALREIMEIADITNQYVDENKPWILAKDAEKTAELHDVCTTALILFRQLTILLSPVLPGVAKNVASFLNDAEFSWADTQVFGDAVANSMLGRTIGAYSHLMTRMDAKMIEALFDAPQAAPAIAAPAADAANDAAVPEAATAAAIEELAPEIKIDDFLKVDLRIAKIVNCELVDGSDKLLRLTLDAGEGRLRNVFSGIRSAYQPEELIGKLTVLVANLAPRKMKFGISEGMVMAASAADEKANPGIYILNPWPGAEPGMRIR encoded by the coding sequence ATGACTCGCAAGCTGTTCGTCACCACTGCCCTGCCTTACGCAAACGCCGCTTTTCACATTGGCCACATCATGGAATACATCCAGGCTGATATCTGGGTCCGGTTCCAGCGAATGCAACGCGATGGCGCAGCCGGCCGTGAAGTGCACTTTGTGGGCGCCGACGATACGCATGGCACGCCCATCATGATCGCCGCCGAAAAGGAAGGCATCACGCCGCAGCAATTCGTCGCCAACATCGCCGCCGGCCGCGCCCAGTACCTCGATGGCTTCCATATCGCCTTCGACAACTGGTATTCGACCGATTCGCCGGAAAACGTCGACCTGTCGCAATCGATCTACCGCAAGCTGCGCGATACCGGCCTGATCGTCACGAAAACCGTCGACCGCTTCTTCGACCCGGTCAAGGGCATGTTCCTGGCCGACCGCAACATCAAGGGCGAATGCCCGAAATGCGGCGCCAAGAACCAGTACGGCGACAATTGCGAAGTGTGCGGCGCCGCCTACCAGCCGACCGACCTGGTCAATCCGTTCTCCGTGTTCACCAATGCGACGCCCGTGATGAAGCCGTCGGAACAGTATTTCTTCAAGCTGTCCGACCCGCGCTGCTTCGAATTCCTGAAAAGCTGGCTCAATACGCCAGGCCGCTTGCAGCCTGAGATGGTCAACAAGGTCAGCGAATGGCTGGGCGAAGCCGGTGAAAAGCTGGCCGACTGGGATATCTCGCGCGACGCGCCCTACTTCGGCATCCCGATTCCCGATGCACCAGGCAAATTCTTCTATGTGTGGATGGATGCACCTGTCGGCTACCTGGCCAGCCTGAAAAACTATTGCGACAAGAAAGGCATCGATTTCGACGCCTTCCTGAATGACCCATCGACGGAACAGATCCACTTCATCGGCAAGGACATCGTCTCCTTCCATTTGCTGTTCTGGCCCGCCATGCTGAAGTTCGCCAATCACCCGGTGATCGACAAACTGAAAGTCAACGTCCACGGCTTCCTGACGGTCAACAACGAAAAGATGTCGAAGTCGCGCGGCACGGGCATTTCGCCGCTGCGCTACCTCGATCTGGGCATGAACCCGGAATGGCTGCGCTACTACATCGCCTTCAAGCTGAACTCGAAAGTGGAAGACCTGGACTTCAACGGCGAAGATTTTGTCGCCCGCGTGAACAGCGACCTGATCGGCAAGTATGTGAACATCGCCAGCCGCTGCGCCGGCTTCATCGCCAAGCGTTTCGACGGCAAGCTGGCATCGACCCTGTCGGAAGGCGCGCAAAGCTGGATCAACCGCGCGCTGACGGTGGACGTCAACGGCGTCATCGTCGAGCGCCAGGCCAGCATTGCTGCGCACTTCGAGAACCGCGAATTCGGCAAGGCCTTGCGCGAAATCATGGAAATCGCCGACATCACCAACCAGTATGTCGATGAAAACAAGCCGTGGATTTTGGCCAAGGATGCGGAAAAAACAGCCGAGTTGCACGACGTGTGCACCACGGCCCTGATCCTGTTCCGCCAACTGACAATTCTGCTGTCGCCAGTCCTGCCGGGCGTGGCCAAGAACGTGGCCTCGTTCCTCAACGACGCCGAGTTCAGCTGGGCGGATACGCAAGTATTCGGCGACGCCGTCGCGAACAGCATGCTGGGCCGCACCATCGGCGCCTACAGCCACTTGATGACGCGCATGGATGCAAAGATGATCGAAGCGCTGTTTGACGCGCCGCAAGCGGCCCCCGCCATTGCCGCGCCGGCCGCCGACGCCGCCAACGACGCAGCAGTGCCTGAAGCTGCCACCGCTGCCGCCATCGAAGAACTGGCGCCCGAGATCAAGATCGACGACTTCCTCAAGGTCGACCTGCGCATCGCCAAAATCGTCAACTGCGAACTGGTGGACGGCTCCGACAAGCTGCTGCGCCTGACGCTGGACGCGGGCGAAGGCCGCTTGCGCAATGTGTTTTCGGGCATCCGTTCGGCCTACCAGCCGGAAGAACTGATCGGCAAGCTGACCGTGCTGGTGGCCAACCTGGCGCCGCGCAAGATGAAGTTCGGCATTTCGGAAGGCATGGTCATGGCAGCGTCCGCCGCCGACGAAAAGGCCAATCCGGGCATCTACATCCTGAACCCGTGGCCGGGCGCCGAACCTGGCATGCGCATCCGCTAA